The DNA region GGCATCTTCCCAAGTGGTCACCTCCGGTGTATGCCACGTCGTCCCCACAGTGACTTCTTCAGAAAACATGCAACGGTGTAACATGAAACCCAGGACTTGCGGAGCTGTCTTGGTAGCAGGCGGTTCAGGCCGTTATGGCTCACTCGTCCACAACCTGGTACGGTAGTCGGCCTGGTCGAGGCCTGGAAAAGGATGGTAAGGGAATAATTGGGGCGTAAGGTTCATGCGGCCCATTCTGGGGTCTTAACGAGGTGATTGGGCATCCCTTGAGATCTTCCAGGGGTACATAGGCTCGGCACGCAAACTGTGCCTCCTATTAAGCACTCTGGCACATCTCCCGCTTCAAGACTCAGGATTTCTGGGGCTGCAAACCCGCTGAATGGCCACTGCTTAGTCTTGGAAGTGCTCCATGCGATTATTGGGCATCGGACAAAATCTGCAAACTGGCAGGCTTCGACCCCATACCTTATGACTGAGATCCTGTCATCAACGCTCAAGTGCTCAGATAGAGCCGGAGATAAAGCTGTCAGGGGGCCGACCGTTTCTGACAAAGGGCAGTCATCAAGCCAGTTGCATTGAAACGAGACCAAAGTACCGCTCGGCCGGGTCCCAAAAAGGACAATGGTGCCCGGGTTGATGACACATCTACCCCAGCTTTTGGGTTGCATTGGGGACATCTGCTGGCCGGTGCACACGGTAGTTGCGCCGAACTGCATCTTTGAGGAATTTTGCAGACCATAGACACTTGATCGCATGTGAAGCTAGTGTAACGTTGTCTCTGAACTGTTGTAAACGTTGCTTAAAGGGTTCAAACAAACTGTGCAGGTTTTCCTCTGAAAGATTTGACACTTCTGACTCTGGTGAGACTGAAGCCGCCAAGAGCAAGATGAAAACTCTTTTCTTCATGATTTCGAATTCTTTTGGCTGATTTGGTACCAGGGATGGTGGACAATGTGTCAAAACTGGACAGAGACAAGTGATGTGAGCAATGCCATTGGCCGGCGGGAAAACAGGGTAAATGGGCAAGGAACGCCAAAAAGGGGTGCACTTACGCCACTCacgccttttttttttccttgggGTATAAGTGGGTCGGTTAACTGATATCCAGATGCTCAAGCCTCAGTCATTGTGGAAGAGAGGTTTCCACGCTTATCAGATGAATGGCTTTGAGGATCGAGTTTGGTTTTGGAGGCGCCAAAACTCTATCCCTAAGTGGATCTTTGCTGCCTGGCTCCATCATGACATGTATCTAAAGTTGGATTGCCAGACGGCAATTATGATTAAATCTAACTTTGCAAAGGACAAACCTTCGACCTGGCGTCTTCCTTTTCACGAATGGCTACAAAGAAGAGACACCAGTTAAAAACTGCGATTCTCTTATTAAAAATCCAtcataggtaggtagctttGCCCCCTTCCGTCATGGTCTTCCTGTGTTGATAacagggaaaaaaaggacaAAACTTTTGTCATACAACAACATACCTAAGCTAATGTACCTAGGTAAGATAGGTTACCCCTCCCTTTCCAGCTCCCCGGTTACATTACCCGCCGGCGCTAAGTTCCCCACTTCCGAGGTTCACCGGAtgcctttcttcttctcgtcatCCGACACATCatcccaccaacctcagcaCCCATTTCAACCTTCAGATCAGGCCCCCAAGAGCTTCAACATGACAGAGCCCAACCAAACCCGCTTCAACCAAGAAGCCGCAAACTGGGACTCCAACCCCTCGGTCGTCCTCGCCACTGAACTTGCCGTCGAATCGTACCTCCCTTTCTGCAGCGCCTCGTTTGATATCCTCGATTTGGGCTGCGGGACAGGCCTTTTGTCTCTCCTTCTCGCTCCTCATGTGAGATCGATCACAGCAGTTGATTCGGCCTCGGGAATGATCGATGTCCTCACAGCCAAGCTTTCTTCCTCTAGCTCTCACCAAAATGTCAAAAATGTTCTCGCTGTGTGCGCACTTTTGCAGGATCCGGATGATGCAAGGCTTCAAATCGACCCGTTGACAAAAGCCACCCTGGGATCTGAGACACGGGCGAGGACGTTTGACCTTGTGGTATCGCATCTGGTATTGCACCATATCCCGGATCTGGCGGCCGTTTTCAAGACGATTTACGGGTTGCTGAAACCGGGAGGCAAAGTTGCGGTGACTGATTTTGAGGACTTTGGGCCCGAGGCGAGGAAGTTTCATCCCGAGAGCaagatggatggggtggagaGGCATGGGATCAAAAGAGAAGATATTCAGAAGATCATTGAAGAGACTGGATTTGAGAGCGTGACGGTGGAAACAGCGTTCGAGTTGCCCAAGAGGGTGGAGAGCGAGCCTGGAAAGGGGGATATTGAGAGCGGGCCGACAAAggttttcccttttcttATCTGCAGCGGCACGAAGCCATGATTTTCAGTGGACCATGAGAGGAAATGGACAGGCGAATGCTTTCACCATTGTTGGCAGTCCCGTCAGTGAGTGTGTAAACGACTATCCAAAGAGCACAACGACGCTGCTGGTGTGCTTCAAATCCAACCTGCTGCTTCATTCTCGTTGCCAGGTTCTCTTTCCTGCAGTTGATCTGACGGTTACCTAGAGAGGCAAGTGCTCCTAGAACTGGTTGGGAAGTGGCCGACATACTACCAGAAGGGGCGCCCCAGATGTCGACTCGTGCTTCGCCTCTGACCAGTCCCATTCCATCCCATCAGCTCCAGAACACATCATCTAATCCAACATTTGTCCACACCCCATCAACAGCATATACCCTCCCAGTCTCCCACGGAAGCCAGTCAACCTACAACCATGCCCACCGACCTGCGGGATGTTACGAAGCCTCCTGGCTGTTCAGGCGACCCCCCTGGACCATCGCCTTTTGTACCAGACACCAAAAAGATAACGCCAGTTCATGAGCCATATGTTCCAGGCGTCACATTCAGAAACCCATTCAACGAGGACCCTCAAACCAGAGCAAGGCGTGACGCACAGGATTTTATCGAGCACCAACGCAAAGATTGGGAAAACGCAACGAAAAGGGCAAAGCAAGAGTGGGACGCGCTCTTTGAGAAGCAACGGCCTGAACAGCCCGAACAGCCCGAACAGCCTGAACAGAGACGAACACGTCCATGTGACAGCGGTACCAACGACCGCATCAACTTCGACCGCCCCTCCCGCcgcgcctcctccagcaagtccaacaaccacaacatcctcaagcgcttctcccccgccccctcggGCAaatccaaatcctccaccgcTCACACCAAAAGCTCCCGCAGCCAGAAGTTTAGAGATGGCACGAAAAGGATAGCCGAGAGCGTGAAATCCCAGTCCAAGTCTGTGCTTGGCAAAATAAAGAAATTCGGGTCCTGGTTCAAGAAGAGGctgggcaacaacaacaacaagaagaagaagaggaagccgagcaagaagaggaagcaaAAGACAGCTTGATGTTCAAGCTGGAGGGTGCAGCTGGAGAATCCGACGGATGCGGGGGTGGTTTGGCAAGAAGTAAACAATGACCTGGGTTGAACTCGCTCAAGGCTTACAGACACAGAGACTTGAGATTGGAATTGACACTCCTgttctgctgctgtcctATGATGCGGCAGACAATTCGTATACAACAGCAAGCATGCAGTAAGAGGTAGATATTTGGTAAAGGCCGGATAGGGTACATTCAGGGGTAATAATACCATCGACAAGAACGCTCTCTATCTGATGTAATGTGCCTTGAAATAGGACGGCACTCTTTACCCGCAAACCGCCAGATTACACTCAACATTAAAGCTAGTCTACTACTACATCGAACTACAAAGATATATACCTGTGACTTGAAGCACCAAGaaagataataaaaaacGCGAAGAGCATCATCCAGGAGCAAACTGGCGATCAACAAGGCTGACGAtgctgatgaagatgatACAAGAATAAAAATACGTTCCTCCCTTGCAAAGAAGCCCTCTGCCTTTTCCAAAACACAGATGACACCCGGTATGCAAACTCTCTGAACCCTTATCCCAAATGCAtgcatgtgtgtgtgtgtgtgtgtgcgtgtgtgtgtgtgtgtgcgtgtgtgtgtgtgtgtgcgtgtgtgtgtgtgtgtgtgcgtgtgtaGACAACTTCATCTTGCCTGTCCAATcgtccctcttcttcccctcccctcttctcTCCGCGTGGTCGCACCTGTGACTCTGCTccactcctcccactcctggCTGATCTCCATCAGCACTCCGCCCATGACCTGGGCACTCGCCATCAAACCGtggccctcgccctcgagcACCCGCACCTCACACCGGCGCATGGTCTTGCCCAGCCATCTGACATTATCGACGGGCACGCGCGTGTCGCGGCTGCCGTGGTGGATAATCACCGGTCGGGTGATGTCGACGTACCGGAAGCCAATCGTGTGGCGCCGCTCGAGGCACACAAGCAGATCGACGGCGGGGTTGGCTCCGGTGGTGGCCAGCTGCCAGATGGAATGCGTCAGCCGGTTGTCGTACAGCTCCTGTCTTTCACGGTCAGCCAGCTGTGAGGTAGCAagcgccgctgccgccgacAGGAGATCCTCCTTGTCCGAAGTCCGCCGGTTTCCTTGCTGTGTCGAGTTGGACCGATTGTGACGGTGACCCATGTTATCGCCGCCGCTAGGGTTCGTCCCCGTTGGTTTTACGTGGTCCATGTACTCGTCGGCCGCCGGAATCTGAGAGGCGCCCTTGGACCCGTCATCGTGCATGCGGTTCTCCTTATTGTCCGCACCATGTGACGAGCTTTTGGACTGCTCCTTGCTCTCCCTGGCCGCGTTATTCTTCCTCTCTCGCCGTGCTCGCTTTTGCTTCGGTAGAGAGCTAGTGATGCTGGAACTGGTGGCCGTCATGAAGCTGCTGTTGGCGGCCTTGAGAATAGGGGTAGGGAGGGCGCGCAATATCCGTTGGCTTGTGGGGATGGCATTTGTTGGTGGTAAAGGCGTCTGCGTGCTCGATCCTATGACATTCATTTGCGACGGTGGAATCCATGGCGCCAAGAGATGTATCCTGCCACGAATGTGTTGGGGCATACGAAGTGCCGTGGCCAGCGCGTAGATGGCTCCGGCTGAATGGGCTAGAATGGAGAACTTGGTGATTTTGAGCGATTGGCAGATAGCATAGACATCATCTGAACGCAGTTAGTATCAGCCTCAGCTAGACTAGAAAGTGATAGAAAATAACATACCGGGCCAGCCCAAAGGTGTTGCAGTCCCTTCAGCGTATGGCTCGCTGTCTCCCACGCCAGGGCGGTCTGGGGTGATCAGCCGGAGCTTGAGGGTCAATGCCAGCTCATCATAAAACGCCGTGATATATCTCGTCAGCCCCATGCCGACACAGCAAAACACAGCGCTTCCATTCGGGTCGCCAACCTCACTAAAGCTGATGACACGTCCCGTCTGTGGGTGCCGAATCTTTTGGCTCAGCCGAGGGCTACAAAGGTAGCTTTCCACCGCGTCGTCGATACTATCCGCGCTCGGTGGTCGCTCGTACCCAATGTGCGGGTGGTCACCTTTCGAATGGCTCGATGCACGATGATCTAAGGCCTTGTCGGGGGTCGGACCTGGGGCTCCAGAGAGTCTCTTGAGCCGAGTGCTGCTCCGCTTCGACTTAACAgcgacaccaccgccctcgctTGCGTATCCACCAAAAGGATCAGGGGTGGTTCTGCCGGAGCGTCGTCGTTTCGCATCGGTGCTGGTCTCGCGGTCTCTGCGGCGTCCTTGAGCAATGGCCGGCGACGGTGCGCCGTCGTCGAGGGGCTCCAAATCAGGAAACATGCTGGCCATGGGTGTTACAGGAGGGGCGCTGTGTACTTCAGGTTGAAGCCTGTCCGAGCTGTACTGCGGGATGTCGGCCGAGAGTCTCAGAGGATCGAGCGGCTTCTGTCTGGAGTTTCGTGACGTTGTGTCGTCAAAAAAGGTACGGCCCTCGGAGCCTTGTTCTTCAAGCTCGGGGATAGTCCCGCTTTCACGCTTTGAGTTCCGCGAGGCACGGGTAGAGGAGCGCTTAGCACCACTTCCCGTCTTCCTCAGGGATGAGTCTCTGGTAGGGATGGCCCTTGGACTGGAAAGCGTGCTGCTCAGACCGTCTCTGCCAAGGTCGAGGTTCGTTTCCTCGTTGATTATGGACTCGGCCGAAAGTGGATCCAGTCGCGGTGTTGTGCTTCCACTCGGGGGGTTATATCCTGGAGTGCCGTAGCTGGTTCTCTTCTTGTCGGCTTCCTTTTCTCGCAGGATTTCCTTGCTGCTCATATACTTGAGGCTGCGTTGACTTCGTCCGTTCTTCCAGCCCCAGCTTTCAAAGGACCGCTGCTTTCTGAGTCCGTGTCCTTCGGGGCCCGGTGAGACGGGCTCGTTCCTGGTTTCGACACTGAGTTTCCCGAAGCTGTTGCCGATGCTCTCTGCTCCTCCCGATGTCAATGATCCCTTGCTTGACGGCCGAGACAAGGCACTGCTGCTCCCTCGTGACAGGAGGCCCTTTAATCCGCCAGAACTCTCCCTCGGGCCGGCGCTCTTCGGAGACTTGGGTGCTGTGAGTACAGACAGGCCACTTGGGGGCTTAGAGGTCCGGATCACCGGAGGGCTCGCAGCAAGTTCATCTAACGgcacatcctcctctctgAGATCTCCCAAGGACGGTTTGGAAAAGGCGCCGTAGTCGACGCCAAACGAACCACCGCCGGCGGCCTGTGTGGGCGACCCGGGAAAGGAGATGCTGATGGGGCTTCCTGGTCCGATGGGCGCGAGGTAGGACGGGCTGTCAAAGTGGTTGCTGAGCGGCCTCGATATGGCCGACAGGGATGTGATGAGGGACGATATTACTTCGGGTGACGCAGGCGTGGGTGgggcggcgatggtgtgTTCAGAGTCTCGTCCTCTTtctttgggtttggggtAACGGTTGGCGTAAACCTGTCGGTCTCGGTCGGTCCAGTCGGCAAAGATGTCGGGCTCTCGATCGCGCCTCGAGTCGAGGATAGGAGGAGGGTCGAGGGCGAGACGGCGGGAGTCAGAATGACGAGGACGGTCTCGCTCGCGGGACTTGCGGGGAATtgcaggcggtggtggtacgACGGACGACAACtccaggtggtggtggtccatGGTGGCGGAGGCAGAGGGCGGCGGGCGCGGCACGG from Podospora pseudopauciseta strain CBS 411.78 chromosome 6, whole genome shotgun sequence includes:
- a CDS encoding hypothetical protein (EggNog:ENOG503NY2G; COG:F) codes for the protein MDHHHLELSSVVPPPPAIPRKSRERDRPRHSDSRRLALDPPPILDSRRDREPDIFADWTDRDRQVYANRYPKPKERGRDSEHTIAAPPTPASPEVISSLITSLSAISRPLSNHFDSPSYLAPIGPGSPISISFPGSPTQAAGGGSFGVDYGAFSKPSLGDLREEDVPLDELAASPPVIRTSKPPSGLSVLTAPKSPKSAGPRESSGGLKGLLSRGSSSALSRPSSKGSLTSGGAESIGNSFGKLSVETRNEPVSPGPEGHGLRKQRSFESWGWKNGRSQRSLKYMSSKEILREKEADKKRTSYGTPGYNPPSGSTTPRLDPLSAESIINEETNLDLGRDGLSSTLSSPRAIPTRDSSLRKTGSGAKRSSTRASRNSKRESGTIPELEEQGSEGRTFFDDTTSRNSRQKPLDPLRLSADIPQYSSDRLQPEVHSAPPVTPMASMFPDLEPLDDGAPSPAIAQGRRRDRETSTDAKRRRSGRTTPDPFGGYASEGGGVAVKSKRSSTRLKRLSGAPGPTPDKALDHRASSHSKGDHPHIGYERPPSADSIDDAVESYLCSPRLSQKIRHPQTGRVISFSEVGDPNGSAVFCCVGMGLTRYITAFYDELALTLKLRLITPDRPGVGDSEPYAEGTATPLGWPDDVYAICQSLKITKFSILAHSAGAIYALATALRMPQHIRGRIHLLAPWIPPSQMNVIGSSTQTPLPPTNAIPTSQRILRALPTPILKAANSSFMTATSSSITSSLPKQKRARRERKNNAARESKEQSKSSSHGADNKENRMHDDGSKGASQIPAADEYMDHVKPTGTNPSGGDNMGHRHNRSNSTQQGNRRTSDKEDLLSAAAALATSQLADRERQELYDNRLTHSIWQLATTGANPAVDLLVCLERRHTIGFRYVDITRPVIIHHGSRDTRVPVDNVRWLGKTMRRCEVRVLEGEGHGLMASAQVMGGVLMEISQEWEEWSRVTGATTRREEGRGRRGTIGQAR
- a CDS encoding hypothetical protein (COG:H; EggNog:ENOG503P1WH), with protein sequence MTEPNQTRFNQEAANWDSNPSVVLATELAVESYLPFCSASFDILDLGCGTGLLSLLLAPHVRSITAVDSASGMIDVLTAKLSSSSSHQNVKNVLAVCALLQDPDDARLQIDPLTKATLGSETRARTFDLVVSHLVLHHIPDLAAVFKTIYGLLKPGGKVAVTDFEDFGPEARKFHPESKMDGVERHGIKREDIQKIIEETGFESVTVETAFELPKRVESEPGKGDIESGPTKVFPFLICSGTKP